A window of Flavobacterium flavigenum contains these coding sequences:
- a CDS encoding RNA polymerase sigma factor: MLKLNQSNTCDEIIFSSFFKSHIKALRNFLFYKYGNKDQAEDVAQEAFLKLWQNCAAVPIEKAKSYIYTIANNSTLNEIAHQKVVLKYEKNFNGLDSTNESPEFILEEKQFQAKLLKAIENLNEKQRVAFLMHRIDKKKYSEIAEVLEISVKAVEKRIHLALLNLRKEIDI; this comes from the coding sequence ATGTTAAAATTAAACCAATCAAATACTTGTGACGAAATAATATTTTCGTCTTTTTTTAAGAGCCATATTAAAGCTCTTCGGAATTTTCTTTTTTACAAATATGGTAATAAAGACCAGGCTGAAGATGTGGCTCAGGAAGCGTTTTTGAAACTTTGGCAAAATTGTGCTGCTGTACCAATTGAAAAGGCAAAATCGTATATTTATACAATTGCAAATAACAGTACTTTAAATGAAATTGCACATCAAAAAGTGGTCCTGAAATATGAAAAAAACTTCAACGGTTTAGACAGCACTAATGAAAGCCCGGAATTTATTTTGGAAGAAAAACAATTTCAGGCAAAACTTTTAAAAGCTATTGAAAATTTAAATGAAAAACAGCGCGTGGCTTTTTTGATGCATCGAATAGATAAAAAAAAGTATAGTGAAATTGCCGAAGTTTTAGAAATAAGTGTAAAAGCAGTAGAAAAGCGCATCCACCTGGCTTTGTTAAACTTGCGCAAAGAAATTGATATATAA
- a CDS encoding FecR family protein yields MKENHLLAKWLNDDLTEDELAEFQASPDFKKYQKIKNYTQYLEVGDFDEDAMLSNILQQEKTTPKVIPLYKTLMFRAAAIFVLALGVAFSVKNFVPETETASFGETNTFLLPDNSEVVLNSGSEINYKKWNWDNKRRLELEGEAYFKVSKGRRFEVQTNLGKVAVLGTQFNVKARKNRFDVTCYEGRVKVNYANIQLILIHGQSVTFENGKQYKTSINSSKPEWMDNQILFNKENIKTLLDEVQRQYNITIVLNAKDTTSLFTGKLPDNDLDTALQIISTTYHLQARKVSGNKIIFDEK; encoded by the coding sequence ATGAAAGAAAATCACTTATTGGCCAAATGGCTCAACGATGATTTAACAGAAGATGAATTAGCTGAATTTCAAGCGAGTCCGGATTTCAAAAAATACCAAAAAATTAAAAACTACACCCAGTATCTGGAAGTTGGCGATTTTGATGAAGATGCAATGCTGTCAAATATTCTTCAGCAGGAAAAAACAACTCCAAAAGTGATTCCATTATATAAAACATTGATGTTCCGTGCTGCGGCTATTTTTGTTCTGGCTCTTGGAGTTGCCTTTTCGGTAAAGAATTTTGTCCCGGAGACTGAAACTGCCAGTTTTGGAGAGACAAACACATTTTTGTTACCCGATAACTCTGAAGTAGTACTGAATTCTGGTTCTGAAATAAACTATAAAAAATGGAACTGGGACAATAAACGACGACTTGAACTAGAAGGAGAAGCTTATTTCAAAGTATCTAAAGGCCGGCGTTTTGAGGTTCAGACCAATCTGGGAAAAGTAGCCGTTTTAGGGACTCAGTTTAATGTAAAAGCCAGAAAAAACAGATTTGATGTAACGTGTTACGAAGGTCGTGTAAAAGTAAATTATGCTAATATCCAACTCATTTTAATTCATGGACAAAGCGTAACTTTTGAAAATGGAAAACAATACAAAACCTCCATCAATTCCTCTAAGCCTGAATGGATGGATAATCAAATTTTATTTAATAAAGAGAATATCAAAACTTTACTGGACGAAGTTCAAAGGCAATACAATATCACAATCGTATTAAATGCAAAAGATACAACTTCCCTGTTTACCGGAAAATTGCCAGATAACGATCTTGATACGGCATTACAAATTATAAGTACAACCTACCATTTGCAGGCTAGAAAAGTATCTGGAAACAAAATAATTTTTGACGAAAAATAG
- a CDS encoding TonB-dependent receptor, with protein MLGPKRFHFSFFLFFLVLNLFAQGKGKTTSLKKIIIDIENQHQVNFNYTEDNVFGLQLTPPKKSLTLEQKLQYLTQRTSLSFENLDNKYINVYRNHNKTEIICGYVFSNIDKNPIEGANIHFNTSTHTATASNGYFEFEKGSKNVFSISHVGFTPKKISIANINSKECLNIILESEVTELEEIKTNPILASGISKNSNGSFEIKPKKFGILPGLIEPDALQTMQQIPGVNSLDESVSSINVRGGTHDQNLFLWNGIRMFQTGHFFGLISVFNPNLAHTISIHKNGSSPFYGESVSSVVAISSTPETAEENSFSAGINMINADIYAKYNLSKKSYVEVSGRKSITDFVETPTYKEYFNKVFQNTTITDFARNQNINYKSDKEFDFYDATLKYFQKIGLKDEVILDLITIQDNLKVFQSAASYNIVKSENNILRQQNFGGNLSWKRNWNNFNTTKINIYNSSYELLANQKTTNEEQIVIQENTVANNGINLENNHTLSSKFSFNNGYQFNEIGAVNLEHVSNPDFYRKTKEVLRTHALILEGKYNDTVSRVILNAGLRLNYIEKFKKYIPEPRIQFNYGFIKNLNIELLGEIKSQNSQQIIDLQKDYFGIEKRRWIIANNSSIPIQKSKQLSLSLFYKKNDWLLDIENFYKKVSGITSASQGFQNQLEFVRITGNYEIVGTEFLIQKKMNHFLTWLSYTYNNNNYHFENYEYPSFPNNFELTHTVSWAGIYERNNFKIALGTKWSSGRPKTSPDLSKIDLSNPVLVYNKPNNTNLRIFSQVNLSSTYKWETTSGVVYKLGISILNILNRKNEISEYYRMSPLSNSIEEVETFSLQRTPNLSFRVSF; from the coding sequence ATGTTGGGCCCCAAACGATTTCATTTTTCGTTTTTCTTATTTTTTCTTGTCCTGAACCTTTTCGCTCAGGGCAAAGGGAAAACTACATCTTTAAAAAAGATAATAATTGATATTGAAAACCAGCATCAGGTAAACTTTAATTATACTGAGGATAATGTCTTTGGTTTACAATTAACACCTCCTAAAAAGTCCCTTACATTAGAACAAAAACTACAATATCTCACACAAAGAACGAGCTTATCTTTTGAAAATTTAGACAATAAGTATATTAACGTTTATAGAAATCATAATAAAACTGAGATAATTTGCGGGTATGTTTTTTCTAATATTGATAAAAACCCCATTGAAGGTGCTAATATTCATTTTAATACTAGTACACACACCGCAACAGCTTCAAATGGATATTTTGAATTTGAGAAAGGATCTAAGAATGTTTTTTCTATTAGTCACGTAGGATTTACACCCAAAAAGATTTCAATAGCAAATATCAATTCTAAAGAATGCCTCAACATCATTTTAGAATCAGAAGTCACAGAACTCGAAGAAATTAAGACCAATCCTATTCTTGCCTCTGGAATTTCTAAAAACAGTAATGGTTCTTTTGAAATTAAACCTAAAAAGTTTGGTATCCTGCCTGGACTTATCGAACCTGATGCCCTGCAGACGATGCAGCAAATTCCTGGTGTAAACAGTCTGGATGAAAGTGTTTCAAGTATAAATGTTCGGGGAGGGACACATGACCAGAATTTATTTTTATGGAATGGAATACGAATGTTTCAAACAGGACATTTTTTTGGTTTAATATCAGTCTTTAATCCCAATCTGGCACATACTATTTCTATACATAAAAACGGAAGTTCTCCTTTCTATGGCGAAAGTGTTTCTAGTGTCGTGGCTATTTCATCTACACCTGAGACAGCAGAAGAAAACTCTTTTAGCGCAGGAATCAACATGATTAATGCTGATATTTATGCAAAATACAATCTTTCGAAAAAAAGTTATGTTGAAGTTTCAGGACGAAAATCGATTACTGATTTTGTAGAAACCCCAACTTATAAAGAATATTTTAATAAAGTATTCCAAAACACTACTATTACTGATTTTGCCCGAAATCAAAACATCAACTATAAAAGTGATAAAGAATTCGATTTCTACGATGCTACTCTTAAATACTTTCAAAAAATAGGGTTAAAAGATGAAGTAATATTAGATCTCATCACAATACAGGACAACTTAAAGGTTTTTCAGAGTGCAGCATCATACAACATAGTTAAATCTGAAAACAATATTTTACGACAGCAAAATTTTGGTGGAAACCTATCCTGGAAAAGAAACTGGAATAACTTCAATACGACTAAAATTAATATATATAACTCTTCGTATGAGCTTCTTGCTAATCAAAAAACGACTAATGAAGAGCAAATCGTAATTCAGGAAAATACTGTTGCAAATAATGGAATCAATTTAGAAAATAACCATACCCTAAGTTCAAAATTCAGTTTTAATAATGGATACCAGTTTAATGAAATTGGTGCTGTTAATTTAGAACATGTAAGCAATCCTGATTTTTACCGTAAAACTAAAGAAGTTTTAAGAACTCATGCGCTAATTTTGGAAGGAAAATATAATGACACCGTTTCCAGAGTAATTCTTAATGCCGGACTAAGACTAAATTATATTGAAAAATTCAAAAAATACATTCCGGAACCCCGAATTCAATTTAATTATGGCTTCATCAAAAATTTAAATATCGAATTACTAGGCGAAATTAAAAGTCAAAACTCCCAGCAAATTATCGACTTGCAAAAAGATTATTTTGGTATCGAAAAAAGACGATGGATTATTGCAAACAATTCGTCAATTCCAATTCAGAAAAGCAAACAGCTATCATTAAGTTTATTTTATAAAAAAAATGACTGGCTGCTTGATATTGAAAATTTTTATAAAAAAGTAAGCGGAATTACAAGTGCAAGCCAGGGTTTTCAGAATCAGCTTGAATTTGTACGTATAACGGGCAATTATGAAATCGTGGGAACAGAATTTCTGATTCAAAAAAAGATGAATCATTTTCTAACCTGGCTTAGTTACACGTACAACAATAATAATTATCATTTTGAGAATTATGAATACCCGAGTTTTCCTAACAACTTCGAATTAACCCATACTGTATCATGGGCCGGAATTTATGAAAGAAACAATTTCAAAATTGCTTTGGGAACAAAATGGTCTTCCGGCAGGCCTAAAACGTCTCCGGACCTTAGTAAAATTGACCTTTCAAATCCTGTTTTGGTTTACAATAAACCCAACAATACAAATTTGAGGATTTTTTCACAAGTCAACCTTTCCTCCACTTATAAGTGGGAAACAACTAGCGGTGTTGTTTACAAATTAGGAATATCTATCTTAAATATTCTAAACAGGAAAAATGAAATTAGTGAATATTACAGAATGAGTCCGCTCTCAAATTCTATTGAAGAAGTTGAAACATTCTCCCTACAAAGAACTCCAAATCTGAGCTTTAGGGTTTCTTTTTAA
- a CDS encoding OB-fold protein: MKKKIILATLAIIALGAFGYYYVWYGGARNVSAEDAAFSVSSKNIIDEFDSDIEKSNTKYLEKAIAVKGIVSKISPKQIIIDHTIVCDLKESDSSIKQGQPLTLKGRVVGYDDLMGELKLDQCSVVNND; the protein is encoded by the coding sequence ATGAAGAAAAAAATAATCCTTGCCACTTTAGCAATAATTGCATTAGGAGCATTTGGTTATTACTATGTCTGGTATGGAGGTGCCAGAAATGTTTCGGCCGAAGACGCTGCTTTTAGTGTTTCATCAAAAAACATCATTGATGAATTTGATTCTGATATTGAAAAATCAAACACAAAATACCTCGAAAAAGCAATAGCTGTAAAAGGAATTGTCAGCAAAATAAGCCCAAAACAAATTATTATAGACCATACCATTGTTTGTGATTTAAAAGAATCTGACTCCTCAATTAAACAAGGTCAGCCTTTGACGCTAAAAGGAAGAGTTGTAGGATATGATGACTTAATGGGCGAATTAAAATTAGACCAGTGTTCAGTAGTAAATAACGATTAA
- a CDS encoding DUF5777 family beta-barrel protein — MRNFLSFVLVFFLTANLFAQDDLLNQLDTIKSDEKQIEIAAFKGLQIGNMQSTKLPAKGEWYMLVSHRFGDLSEGFNNFFGLDNALTKFGGIYGVTNWLSFGATRHTYNKIYEVTAKYKMANQEVNGFPVTIVGYNTMDINSALEKELYPNIQFSDRLAFTTQLLVSRKVNEKLSVELGLINVYKNLYDDSIEQQNVFSAAGGLRYKIAKRMSVNLEYAARVITEEKAIDPYHNPLTVGLDIETGGHIFQLVFSNSQPMNDVAVFSTASGDWNKGKIYFGFNMYRSF; from the coding sequence ATGAGGAATTTTTTAAGCTTTGTGCTTGTGTTTTTTTTAACGGCAAATCTATTTGCCCAGGACGATTTGCTAAATCAGTTAGACACCATTAAATCAGATGAAAAACAAATAGAAATTGCCGCTTTCAAAGGTTTACAGATAGGTAACATGCAATCTACAAAACTACCCGCAAAAGGAGAATGGTATATGCTTGTTTCACACCGTTTTGGTGATTTATCTGAAGGATTTAATAATTTCTTTGGTTTAGATAATGCCCTTACAAAATTTGGCGGAATCTATGGTGTAACAAACTGGCTAAGCTTTGGTGCTACACGCCATACCTACAATAAAATCTATGAAGTTACAGCCAAATATAAAATGGCGAATCAGGAAGTAAACGGATTTCCTGTTACAATTGTGGGATATAATACGATGGATATCAATAGCGCACTGGAAAAAGAACTATATCCAAACATTCAATTTTCGGATCGTTTGGCTTTTACAACTCAATTGCTGGTTTCCAGAAAAGTAAACGAAAAGCTTTCTGTCGAATTGGGACTTATTAATGTTTACAAAAATTTATACGACGATTCAATTGAACAGCAAAATGTATTTTCTGCAGCAGGAGGATTACGATATAAAATTGCCAAAAGAATGAGCGTTAATCTTGAATACGCCGCGCGTGTCATTACCGAAGAAAAAGCTATAGATCCCTATCATAATCCGCTTACAGTTGGTTTAGATATAGAAACCGGGGGACACATTTTTCAACTCGTATTCTCAAACAGCCAGCCTATGAATGATGTTGCAGTATTCTCAACTGCTTCAGGAGACTGGAATAAAGGAAAGATTTATTTTGGATTCAACATGTACAGATCCTTTTAA
- a CDS encoding YceI family protein — protein MKEIIISALFLLAGNVIFSQKMITRTGEVKFEASMPAFEEIAATNKTTSCILEKSTGDFVALTLIKSFKFKAPLMEEHFNENYMESSQYPKATFKGKILNFDAKKLSASKTAYDLEGDLTIHGVTKKIKTKINLTLNGTKILASSAISVKPQDYKIEIPSLVKGKIAENVKVAMNFVLEPN, from the coding sequence ATGAAAGAAATAATAATATCTGCATTGTTTTTATTAGCGGGAAACGTAATTTTTTCGCAAAAGATGATCACCAGAACCGGTGAAGTAAAATTTGAAGCTTCAATGCCTGCTTTTGAGGAGATAGCAGCGACTAATAAAACAACCTCCTGTATTCTGGAAAAAAGTACAGGTGACTTTGTAGCCCTGACTCTGATAAAATCATTCAAATTCAAAGCACCTTTAATGGAAGAACATTTTAATGAAAATTATATGGAATCTTCCCAATATCCAAAAGCGACTTTTAAAGGAAAGATTTTAAATTTTGATGCTAAAAAATTATCTGCTTCAAAAACAGCTTACGATTTAGAAGGTGATTTAACCATTCATGGTGTTACCAAAAAAATAAAAACCAAAATCAATCTTACCTTAAACGGGACCAAAATTCTGGCATCTAGTGCAATTTCAGTTAAACCACAGGATTACAAAATTGAAATTCCAAGTTTGGTAAAAGGAAAAATTGCCGAAAATGTAAAAGTAGCTATGAATTTTGTCCTGGAGCCGAATTAA